In Phaeodactylum tricornutum CCAP 1055/1 chromosome 10, whole genome shotgun sequence, a single genomic region encodes these proteins:
- a CDS encoding predicted protein, protein MLTRLTRFLAFAFILYKLPRFSLLRKAPAHNCDGQAMTDLSTNATAKDKKDGPNWIRGVNLGGWLVMERYIVPYQFAITTCHVQGDFCWYPGALSAPPLLHKDYKLCDLTRCHPYRNLTIFNGTDYPIDEWNLAKAFDNQTLATKWFDYHFNNFIRKEDLVRMKKAGLTHLRVPLPHWIRGDIRENEPWIAGNRWKVFVRLCQWCRNIGLEVWPNLHTAPGSQNGFDNSGIESSVYTCKGWGRHPENIERTLDVIHEISDAIAKDHLLDVVTGFGLLNEPFGDCKLNGYERFLEDALAITRANMGPNVHIFVSDLFGAPKFNDGSWWLDPVKYHNTYLDTHFYHTFDSHTRSMSPKEHINHVCHPEELQAEITSCCYQDAPSTNSTPSRGVKRISAEWSAAYDAMPGELLQFVMEGIAVNGTAPDFYRILEPDRREFLRKFVESQMVAYEAADSDLGRGWFYWTIKMEGGAFAEWDFSRGLEEGWIPPIATPGVASQDVYGNCDRILESTNNSMAIVHAFPWGDESYWKQYPIVESSETRIHRSFVWLGIAFVLAFALSNLLRRRRQLFGKYTSIDSEVDVEVPGKSNPQYVQE, encoded by the exons ATGTTGACCCGGTTGAC GCGCTTTCTGGCATTCGCATTCATTTTGTACAAACTACCACGCTTCTCTCTTCTGCGGAAGGCCCCAGCCCATAATTGTGACGGTCAAGCAATGACGGACTTGTCAACAAATGCGACCGCCAAGGATAAGAAAGATGGACCAAACTGGATTCGAGGAGTCAATCTGGGTGGTTGGCTCGTCATGGAGCGATATATAGTTCCCTACCAGTTCGCCATCACCACTTGTCACGTCCAGGGCGATTTTTGCTGGTACCCTGGGGCTCTAAGTGCGCCTCCTTTGTTACACAAGGACTACAAGCTCTGCGACTTGACACGCTGCCACCCTTATCGGAATTTGACTATATTCAATGGCACGGACTATCCCATCGACGAATGGAATCTGGCCAAGGCTTTTGACAACCAAACCTTGGCCACAAAATGGTTTGACTATCACTTCAACAATTTCATTCGCAAAGAGGATTTGGTGCGCATGAAAAAGGCTGGTTTGACTCATTTACGGGTGCCGTTGCCGCACTGGATTCGTGGCGATATCCGGGAGAATGAGCCTTGGATTGCGGGAAATCGCTGGAAAGTTTTTGTGAGGCTTTGTCAGTGGTGTCGAAATATTGGCCTAGAAGTTTGGCCGAATCTACACACGGCTCCCGGTTCTCAAAATGGCTTTGACAACTCCGGAATCGAAAGCTCGGTCTATACGTGTAAAGGCTGGGGGAGGCACCCAGAGAATATTGAGCGTACGTTGGATGTTATACACGAAATTTCTGACGCGATCGCCAAGGACCACCTGTTGGATGTGGTCACGGGTTTTGGACTTTTGAATGAGCCTTTCGGTGATTGCAAGTTGAATGGGTACGAACGGTTTCTGGAGGACGCGTTGGCTATCACTCGTGCCAACATGGGCCCAAACGTTCATATTTTCGTTTCGGACTTGTTTGGAGCCCCAAAATTCAATGACGGATCCTGGTGGTTGGATCCAGTCAAGTACCACAACACCTACTTGGATACTCATTTTTACCACACGTTCGACAGCCATACGCGCTCCATGAGTCCGAAAGAGCACATCAATCACGTTTGTCACCCTGAGGAACTCCAAGCCGAAATTACTAGCTGCTGCTACCAAGACGCCCCCAGTACCAATTCCACGCCCAGCAGAGGAGTCAAGCGCATTTCTGCCGAATGGAGCGCGGCCTACGACGCCATGCCCGGAGAACTTTTGCAGTTTGTCATGGAAGGCATTGCGGTCAACGGGACGGCACCAGATTTCTACCGTATCCTGGAACCCGACCGCCGCGAATTCTTGAGAAAATTTGTCGAATCTCAAATGGTGGCGTACGAAGCAGCCGATTCCGATTTGGGGCGGGGCTGGTTCTACTGGACAATCAAAATGGAAGGCGGTGCTTTCGCTGAGTGGGACTTCTCTCGTGGTCTTGAGGAAGGCTGGATTCCGCCCATTGCAACCCCCGGTGTGGCGAGTCAAGATGTTTATGGGAACTGTGACCGCATTTTGGAAAGCAccaacaattccatggcTATTGTCCACGCCTTTCCCTGGGGCGACGAATCATACTGGAAGCAATATCCGATCGTTGAATCTAGTGAAACGCGGATACATCGCAGCTTCGTTTGGCTTGGTATAGCATTTGTTCTAGCTTTTGCTCTGTCCAACCTTTTGCGCCGACGCCGTcagctttttggaaaatacACCAGCATTGACTCCGAAGTTGACGTGGAAGTACCAGGTAAAAGCAATCCGCAATATGTGCAGGAATAG
- a CDS encoding predicted protein: protein KMVFCVNTNLSMGKGKIAAQCCHAAVGCYKRATKQCPAAVHAWEQTGCAKIALKCPSPDDMEQIAVIARAKGIPTYLVEDAGRTQIAAGSRTVLGLGPAPVSVFEGVSDHLKLM from the coding sequence AAAATGGTATTTTGCGTCAACACGAACCTGAGTAtgggcaaaggaaagatcGCAGCCCAGTGTTGTCACGCCGCGGTCGGGTGCTACAAACGGGCAACAAAACAGTGCCCGGCGGCAGTACATGCTTGGGAGCAGACGGGATGTGCCAAAATTGCCCTCAAGTGTCCCAGTCCTGACGATATGGAACAGATTGCCGTCATTGCCCGGGCGAAAGGAATTCCCACTTACCTTGTTGAGGACGCCGGTCGTACGCAAATTGCCGCTGGATCCAGAACCGTCTTGGGACTTGGACCTGCTCCTGTATCTGTCTTTGAAGGCGTCAGTGATCATCTGAAGCTAATGTGA
- a CDS encoding predicted protein, with translation MTGAQSETRIASPNARQGSLVALAWVVGVLQIATLPLLVRSFSSLPPLIRPASPLATQSRVPQSTTAFVATNTRGRRFAKRAADDEDEDVPPDWNEDEILAEFDDVTDTELDVDEDEVDVADDTEGEAEVTDEDDDLDDEDIDEIALDLDEDDEDDDGDEDYGQDVNEVEEDAYKVPVGEFDAGWDDEEDGGDYQLEDDTENPDYMRQKELVEEAVRASNQRAADENFDPVGFIQNDMTDDMAKALDELPFIQEAEQLSASMMLTDDDVETIDLDKAVAEVSDLMTEDPYPRYQSGERNFLEENIGVSDDDMERLDGVYKQINEKLEEEPWDKVNLKDQTGWDSLTNETLAEMEDCLEEIGGSAYNVTRWLLYDLDFNVSNLILAAVKHNPQAPVLLQHWYPQLVTYARYQHSRDRDFDFNWEDVENADLQELEHYYAGFGYKEIPKKAPAETGIISLEDLDEEEIKMAALERWMTDVYNPEWDRKDFDDDDMQDEDNVFSQFYEAPQHPDLPTFADAVEDIEQWKEEMGDEASNHKYRDMMGKTYDYKVVRDEEFEREFRGHLIIACTGQSTDLEVAERITERFEQELGKKVFVETRIMNLAREEDNVFEIWLESYEIDLLHSKKRATANAEDWDGPVDCDEAQIEFLVDRVRFLISDEVRYSYRMELEHTE, from the coding sequence ATGACGGGAGCCCAGTCGGAGACCCGAATAGCATCTCCAAACGCACGGCAGGGCTCTCTGGTGGCACTTGCTTGGGTCGTCGGAGTCCTACAGATCGCCACACTTCCGCTACTCGTCCGATCCTTCTCGTCACTACCACCTCTGATTCGGCCGGCCTCACCCTTAGCCACGCAGAGCCGCGTTCCACAGTCCACCACGGCGTTTGTCGCGACGAACACACGTGGGCGGCGCTTCGCCAAACGCGCGGCGGACGATGAGGATGAGGACGTGCCGCCGGACTGGAACGAGGACGAAATCTTGGCGGAATTTGACGACGTCACTGACACGGAACTCGatgtcgacgaagatgaggTCGACGTCGCGGATGACACTGAGGGCGAGGCTGAAGTGAccgatgaagatgacgatcTCGACGATGAAGATATCGATGAGATTGCCTTAGACCTggatgaggacgacgaagacgatgatggtGATGAGGACTATGGGCAAGACGTAAACGAAGTGGAGGAAGATGCCTACAAGGTTCCGGTAGGGGAGTTTGATGCTGGCTGggatgatgaggaagatgGTGGTGATTATCAACTGGAAGACGATACGGAGAATCCCGACTATATGCGGCAAAAGGAACTGGTAGAAGAAGCTGTTCGGGCCTCCAATCAGCGAGCTGCGGATGAGAATTTTGACCCCGTGGGGTTCATTCAAAACGATATGACCGACGATATGGCCAAAGCATTGGACGAATTGCCATTTATACAAGAGGCTGAACAGCTTTCGGCCAGCATGATGCTTACTGATGACGATGTCGAGACAATTGACTTGGACAAGGCTGTCGCTGAAGTGTCGGACCTAATGACTGAGGATCCTTATCCTCGTTATCAGAGCGGTGAACGCAATTTTCTGGAAGAAAACATCGGAGTTTCAGATGACGACATGGAACGCCTGGATGGAGTATACAAGCAAATAAACGAAAAACTTGAAGAGGAGCCATGGGATAAGGTAAATCTCAAAGATCAAACTGGTTGGGACAGCCTTACCAATGAGACTTTGGCCGAAATGGAAGACTGCCTTGAGGAGATTGGCGGAAGCGCTTACAATGTTACCAGATGGCTCTTGTACGATTTGGACTTTAATGTGAGCAATCTCATCTTAGCCGCCGTCAAGCACAACCCTCAGGCTCCTGTTTTACTTCAACACTGGTATCCTCAGTTGGTAACGTATGCGCGCTATCAGCACTCTCGCGATCGAGATTTTGATTTCAACTGGGAAGATGTAGAAAACGCCGATTTGCAGGAATTGGAGCACTATTATGCTGGATTTGGATACAAAGAGATACCTAAAAAGGCTCCAGCCGAAACAGGAATAATCAGTCTGGAAGacttggatgaagaagaaataaAAATGGCGGCGCTGGAGCGATGGATGACTGATGTTTACAATCCCGAATGGGATCGCAAAGACtttgatgacgacgacatgcAAGATGAAGACAATGTCTTCTCACAATTCTATGAGGCACCACAGCATCCCGATTTGCCCACTTTTGCGGATGCTGTTGAAGACATTgaacaatggaaagaagaaatgggagACGAAGCAAGCAATCACAAGTACCGTGATATGATGGGCAAGACGTACGATTATAAGGTTGTAAGGGACGAAGAGTTTGAACGCGAGTTCCGCGGACATCTTATTATTGCATGCACCGGGCAATCCACCGACTTGGAGGTCGCCGAACGCATTACAGAACGATTCGAGCAGGAACTTGGAAAAAAAGTGTTTGTGGAAACCCGCATAATGAATTTGGCTCGAGAAGAAGATAATGTTTTCGAAATCTGGCTCGAGAGCTACGAAATTGATTTGCTGCATTCTAAAAAACGTGCAACAGCAAACGCCGAAGATTGGGATGGCCCGGTAGACTGCGATGAAGCCCAGATCGAGTTTCTGGTAGACCGGGTGAGATTCCTTATCAGTGACGAAGTGCGCTACAGCTATAGAATGGAGCTCGAGCACACGGAATAG